One Candidatus Bathyarchaeota archaeon genomic window, GTTCACCGGCTTTAGAACCCCTCCTGAGCTTGTAACATGAATTGTAACGTAAGATGGAATCATGTCTAGTATAACTCTTCTATAAAATAAGCACGACCTCCTTAAGAGAGACATGTTGGCTGATGCATACTCATAAAAGCTTCCAGAGGGGGAGAACGAAGTCTAAATAACCTCTTCTAATCCACGCTGGCCAGTCTTGGAATACGTAGTAGCGATTGGTTACTCCTGCATAAAAGTAAGCTCCCAACTTTAGGTCTTTTCAAACCCCATGAACTACCTTACTAATCTCTTTTACTAGCGTGGATACTTGCTCTCTTCTCCAATCATCCCATTTACTCTAGAAATTGAGGATATGACTGAGATAGAAGCCTCACCTAAAGGGGATTTAGCCGTTAAGTTTAAGACTTAATATGTGATTTAAGGTTTAGAGCTATTTCAGTCCGCTCAATCGTCGATAGGGATTCGGGTTAAACATTATTCCCCCTCTTCTGGCTATTTATACCGTTTCAGCTCGTGGGTCTCCTAACCTTATACCGGTTCATCCAAGGTCTCAGAAACTTGAGAAGTAAATGTGGTTAGCCGCGGCGTCAGGCGCGGCTTTCAAGAAGCTTATTCAACCGGTTTATATACTCTTCTCGAAGCTTCTTGTAGATCGAGTCCTCGACCCGGCCTTCCCGGTGAAGCTCGTCGAGCTTCGATATCATGCTTTTAACCCTGAGGATCTCGACAGAGTAGACCCTAACCTTCCTCCTCCAGCCATAAGCCATTACAAACCACAGCAGAGCCGTCAACGTCAAGAAGAGTATGGTCGATATCGTTATAAACGACTTTACCGACACGGTCATCGACCGGTCTAGAACAAGCTTCGTGGAGCCTGCGTATAACCCACCGGATACGCTAACTTCACACGTAGAGCCTTCAGGAATTAAAAACGATACAGGCTTGTCTGGTGTCTGGAAGACGCCCTCGGCTACTTTAAAGATGTAACGGGTCGGGTTATACCTAACTACCACCTTAGCACCCACCATAACGTTACCCCAAAGGTCTACAGGTATGACCTTCAGCTCACAGACTTTGCACGGAACCTCCACGATCCCTCCAGGAGGCGGTACCTCAAACCTCTGAGAGCCCACCGTTATGTCGGAGAACTCAGCCCTGATGAGGTAAACCCCTGCGGTCAGACTACCGAGCGCGGCATATCCTTGAGCATCGGTCTTGACGACCTTAAGCTCGGTTCGGTTAACGTCCAGCAAGTGTATCACAGCGCCCGGTAAGGGCTGACCATCGGTCTTCAACGCCTTAACCCTGACGAACCACGCAGAGGCTCTGACGATATGCGTGATTTCGTCCTCCTGTATGGTTATGTTAACGTCTTCGATCAGCTCTTTTTGCCATCCAAGAACCTTGAGATTATACGTTCCGTTAGGTACATCGTCGAACCTTATCAAACCGTTCGAGGTTGAAAGTCTCACATACTCGCCCGTGACGTTCGTGTCTAGGGTCTTTAAGAGCGCCGGTACACCTACCATAGGCATCCCATCTTCGCTTAACGCCTTCACGTTGAAGTCATATGTCCATGTTCTCAAGGTTATATTATCCGAGTGAAATATATCCACGGTTTCTCTCCCTATGAGACGCTTGTCCCTGTAGATGAATATCTCATACGTACCCATCTGGAGTTTGACGGTGACGTTACCTAGGGAGCCTATCGAAGCGTTTACTACATCTCCTACAGGGTTTACGATACCTAAGTCGACGTTCTTAAACACAGTTTCGCCGTCGAAATCTGTGACTATGAACGTGACGTTCACGGAGGGTCTTAGAGATGGAAGGACTATGTTGACGGGGTAACCTATACTCACGCTGTCGTTTAAGGTCGAAATCGTGAACCATATCTCGTGAACCCCTTCAGCGAGCCCCCTGAAAACCCACACCATCTTCCACGTACAACCTGAACAGAGGCTATATCGGTAAGCAGGCTTAGAGAGACAAGCTAGAGCCTTTCGGTCTATCGAGGCATTCAGCCATACATGCTCTAGGTCTTTAAGCGCGGTGGCGTACAAAGTTATGTGGAAGGGTTCTCCTAGTTTAGCGCGGTCAGGTCCATCGACCCTTAATAAAGCGATCGGGGTCTTAACTTCGACTACAGGCGGTGTCTTGTATGTGAGATACACACCGTCTAACGCTTTTAGACTAGGCGTTTTGTCGAACAAAACGACCTTACCTTTGAAAACCAAGGGACTACTTTCAAGCGGCTTCTCCAACTCGGCGAGATAGGTTAATATATAGTAGCCGGGAACCTCCGTTTCGAGCAGTAGACGGTTTAAGAGCGCTTCGGGTTTTATGGTTACGTATACGTTTCCGTAAGGCCCCACCAGCATAGACCAGTTACCAGGATCAAAAGACCTACTGCCGGATACCGAGGATAAATCTATAGAGGAGCCGTCAGATAAAAGAAGCTGGTAGAAGAAGGCTCTAGGATATATCGTGTTGAACGGGCTTAAGAGCTCGACGTTCACACTTTCTACAGGTATGAACGTGGTTTCAAACTCGAAGAACTTAGAGTGTGGATAGAATCTGAACTTTCTCTCTATTTTGAACCCTGGTAGAGACCCGTTAACCGTAACCTCGACCATCAAGGAGCCGTTAACCGTAACCGTCAAGTTGAAGTCCTTCATATCGAGAGGTGTGAACCATCTACCGTCGACCATCACACAGGGAGATGCGAAGCTCCAGAAAGGCGATGTGATAGACTCGTTCAGACCAGATACAAGGTTGTAAAGCCTATACAGACCAAGAGAGGAGTTTCCTTTGAAAACAGCCCTTAGATAGCTGTTCTCGACTATTACATCCCATGTCCCGTTTTTAGCAGGTGTTCGCCACACCTTTAAGTCAGACGACACATTATACGGTGGAACCTCTGACGGTTCAGACGAATACCTCACCGTATAGCTTCTGTTCAGCTT contains:
- a CDS encoding carboxypeptidase regulatory-like domain-containing protein, whose translation is MKARLVSILIIIVVLAQFAPLAPLITVEAKPSKNGEIPIRVGAPIDVKYTGEPVVFPVYFSYGEAASGSIRIIDEDGKETPYQILEERYYEGTNYYSYVKLLMLTDVEKSINRSYTLTYSRTPMKKPDYSALCDLNASEVLGADKSRLLVVENSYVKAVFGLDPSKGLQAFYNLESGLNESITSPLWSLTSPSVMVDGKWLGAQDMEDMNVKVTVNGSLMVEISVSGYLPGFKVEETFRFYTHSRFFDFKTTLTPVSNVKVDALSVFSAFYRKGVFEKVLLSNGSFIDFSSIPGVRSFDPGNWSMLVGPYGNVYVTIKPEALLNRLVVETDIPDYDLITYLIDPSEISENAPLVFEGRFMVLSEVPSLDVLDGEYFKHKTPLVVEVSMPKVLFNVKGPHKVDIYETFKVYLQVITRRTLRRILLNASTSSPNLVCLSKPIYSSFVPSNITWTTTWYFRASSEGIYTINFSLSTWNETMSVLYNIKVVIPVLAPSVDVAFRVVDFDGETAIGDVDLVLLDKYGDVVKTLAVPPSGNITTSVQVGGYKALIYRNGSLIGCNSIEVSKSENITLKTWAYDFNVLAVNEEGKPISDALVVLRPLNQNISAEYRMFSNSSGVARFENIFNGTYNLKVMWRNEMVENLDINVQEDELTHTVVFENWGVKVEISVPEKLPQGIRYVCEPVVFPVYFSYGEAASGSIRIIDEDGKETPYQILEEQYYKGTKYYSYAKILILTDVEKKLNRSYTVRYSSEPSEVPPYNVSSDLKVWRTPAKNGTWDVIVENSYLRAVFKGNSSLGLYRLYNLVSGLNESITSPFWSFASPCVMVDGRWFTPLDMKDFNLTVTVNGSLMVEVTVNGSLPGFKIERKFRFYPHSKFFEFETTFIPVESVNVELLSPFNTIYPRAFFYQLLLSDGSSIDLSSVSGSRSFDPGNWSMLVGPYGNVYVTIKPEALLNRLLLETEVPGYYILTYLAELEKPLESSPLVFKGKVVLFDKTPSLKALDGVYLTYKTPPVVEVKTPIALLRVDGPDRAKLGEPFHITLYATALKDLEHVWLNASIDRKALACLSKPAYRYSLCSGCTWKMVWVFRGLAEGVHEIWFTISTLNDSVSIGYPVNIVLPSLRPSVNVTFIVTDFDGETVFKNVDLGIVNPVGDVVNASIGSLGNVTVKLQMGTYEIFIYRDKRLIGRETVDIFHSDNITLRTWTYDFNVKALSEDGMPMVGVPALLKTLDTNVTGEYVRLSTSNGLIRFDDVPNGTYNLKVLGWQKELIEDVNITIQEDEITHIVRASAWFVRVKALKTDGQPLPGAVIHLLDVNRTELKVVKTDAQGYAALGSLTAGVYLIRAEFSDITVGSQRFEVPPPGGIVEVPCKVCELKVIPVDLWGNVMVGAKVVVRYNPTRYIFKVAEGVFQTPDKPVSFLIPEGSTCEVSVSGGLYAGSTKLVLDRSMTVSVKSFITISTILFLTLTALLWFVMAYGWRRKVRVYSVEILRVKSMISKLDELHREGRVEDSIYKKLREEYINRLNKLLESRA